The Elgaria multicarinata webbii isolate HBS135686 ecotype San Diego chromosome 1, rElgMul1.1.pri, whole genome shotgun sequence genome includes the window TGCGGTGGGGGAAGATAAGGCTCTGTCTTCCCCGGACGAGGTCAATCTTGTGCCACTCAGTGGTATTCTTGTGCCACTCAGTGCCACTCTTGTGGTATTGGAGTGGGAGTGCAACCTGGTTAATTCTTCTCAATCTCTCATCAGCGTTTGATACTatcgaccatggtgtcctcctagatcaactccatgggatgggcgttggaggcactgtgttgaaGTGATTCCAGTCCTACCTATGGGGCTGTTTGCAGAGAGTAACATtgagtaacattgggtgattactcctcagccccttggcaactgagctatggggttccacagggtaccatcttgtccccaatgttgtttaacatctatatgaagccgctgaGAGCAGGGATTAGGCACCAAGTGCCATCAGTATCACTCTGACATCTGAATCAGAAGATGCAAGTCCTGGGCCAGTGCCTAGGCTCAGtaacgggctggatgagggccaataaatggaAGCTGAGTCCtggctgggcctcaaggcggccttacaaagtttaaaacatacattggaggggggaacatgtttaaaatacacaacaaaattacaagtcattgacatagatggagggccagattattctccaaaggcctgctggaacaaaaaagttttagcctgcttccgaaagcccatcaaggagggagccagcctagcttccctgggaagagagttccagagcactggagcagccactgagaaggccctctcccatgttcccaccaagcgcgcctgtgaagatgatgggactaaaagaagggcttctccagaagatctcaaagcctcataagggagaatacggtctttcagataacctggccccgagccatatagggctttataggtcataaccagcactttgaattgtgcccagaaacagactggaagccagttcTAGAGCtgatgtacaaagccctaaaacaaccaggatacctgagagagcgccttctcccctaccaacctgcccggtcactgaggtcatctgagggcatgttcctggtggttccacatggacctatgtccTGATTGAGTCCACCAaagagccttcactgtggtggcccccttcctatggaattccctggctttggaggtcaggcaggtgccaacggtATGTTGTTTCCTTGAGAGGCTGAAAGCAACACCACATTGTTATCCAGGAAGTCTTCCTTGAGTGACCAGCTGTAGTTTTATCAGAacttggtttctttttaaaaaaataagaacttgaatgtggtgtttttattattgttgttatttatccTATCTgtttgttcaccgctctgaaatcttgGATATGGAATGGTATAcgaatattgcaaataaataaatgcgatgCATGGAGTTTTCCAGATGTTCGTGACGGTGGTCTGGGAGAGCGGGCTTCTTGGGAATCATGCGCCCTGATAAGGTTTGCCGTGCTCTTCCGGGTGATTTGGAAGGGTCCCCTCTGTGGAAGCCTGAGCAATGTCATCCCACCCAGGCATGTGCGTCATTTGATCCGCCTCCTGGACCATCCCAGAATGAATCCAAAGGAAGAACAGCTGCCAGTTGACCCAGAGTTGTGTAAGCTGCCCTCAGCAGCTTGACGCGGCTCTGTTATAGCCTGTTCGTTTGTTTGGGAGAGTGTCTTTTACCCTTCAGCTATCCCAAGATTCAGCCATccatgcaaaattattattattattattattattattattattattattatttaaatagcgccatcaattttcatggtgctgtgcagaacaaaataaaacaaaatataaaacgcCCTGCCCTATGGCTttcattctaaaatcacagtactGGTTTAACAGGCTGTAGTCCTATTGAGTAGGACTTTAGGCAGTCAGagggtgaatcatagaatcatagaagagtattttatttatttatttatttatttcatttcatttcatttctattccgcccaatagccggagctctctgggcagttcacaaaaattaaaagcgttcaaagtataaaacaacagtataaaatacaatataaaagctcaactagataaaaacagaagcaatgcaaaattacaaatttaaaacagtagagttggaaggggtctctaaggccatcaagtccaaccccctgctcaatgcaggaatccaccctaaagcatacttgacagatggttgtccagctgcctcttgaaggcctctagtgtgggagagcccacaacctccctaggtaactggttccattgtcatactgctctaacagtcaggacgtttttcctgatgtccagccggaatctggcttcttgtaacttgatgCTTCAGAACCAATGAGGTACCCTGAAAATTCATCCTTGGGCCATGAGAAGCCCTATTCAGCTCTCCATGAtccttactcacaagtaagtgtgcatatgatTGCCGCTTAAAATGAGCAACTGAATGTAATTTTGTTGAATTTACAGGATCTATTGGCAGAGtttagcctttctttctttctgtgaaaAATACGAATGACCATATAAAACTATAACAAATGCACAGTTGTAGAAGTCATTTACAAAAGCAGTTTggtcaaaaacaaaaaccagtcaCTAAATGCCAGTTCCTAGAACTCAATCCAGTATTCATAAAGCATTTTGCTCCTAACTCTTTGGATTTGGGACAGTACAGGATACACACCCAGAgacctgcttatttatttattttattttattttatttatttatttattacatttctataccgcccaatagccggagttccctgtgcggttcacaaaaattaaaaccataataaaacaaccaacaggttgttgttgttattattattattattattattattattattattattattatttatatagcaccatcaatgtacatggtgctgtacagagtaaaacagtaaatagcaagaccctgccacataggcttacaatctaataaaatcatagtaaaacaataaggaggggaagagaatgccaacaggcacagggtagggtaagcaggcacagggtagggtaaaagcacaaatacaaaatacagtgtaaaaagcacaaccaggataaacccacgcagcaaaattgatataagattaaaatacagagttaaaacagtaaaatttaaatttaagttaaaattaaatgttaaaatactgagagaataaaaaggtcttcagctggcgacgaagggagtacagtgtaggcgccaggcggacctctctggggagctcattccacaaccggggagccacagcggagaaagccctcctcctagtagccacctgcctcacttcctttggcaggggctcacggagaagggcctctgcagatgatcttaaggtctgggcaggtacatatgggaggaggcgttccttcaaataacttccCTTTTTGTTAGAGCGCTGGCAGGAGCGGTGACTGTCTGCTTGACTATCTGCTTGTCTGTCTGCTACAGGGATGGAGAGATTGAAGACCTGAAGACCCAGCTCTCAAGGATGCAGGAAGACTGGATCGAGGAGGAATGCCACCGGGTGGAGGCCCAGCTAGCTCTAAAGGAAGCCCGTAAGGAGATCAAGCAGCTGAAGCAGGTCATCGACACGGTCAAGAACAACCTGATGGAGAAAGACAAAGGGCTGCAGAAGTACTTTGTGGACATCAACATTCAGAACAAGAAGCTGGAGACGCTGTTGCACAGCATGGAAGTTGCGCAGGACGGGACGGTCAAAGAGGAGGGGGCCGCCGAATCCGCGGGGGGCTCCCCGGCACGCTCGCTCACCCGCAGCTCCACCTACACCAAGCTGAGTGACCAAGGGGCAGCGGACAGGAACGTGGGCGGCTCCCAGACCATCTCGGTGGAGGAAGCGGCAGACAGCGGCTTCGTGGCGGCGGAAGACTCCTTGAGCCGGACGgacttgctggatcagagcagCCTGCTGTCCTCAGGGGTGGAGTGCGGCACGGACGAAGGCTCCGTGCAGACCTCCAGCAGCCTGGGCTCCCAGGTCCCGACCAGCTCCACATATGAGAAACTGATGGGGTCTCAGCACAGCGTAGAGGCCGCCGTGCAGGCGAGCTGCATGCAGGAACAAGCCATACAGACGGACTATGTACACTATGAGCCAGATCTCGACACTATCTTGGAGAAGGTCATGAAATCCCAAGCTTGCAGCCTGAGCAGCCCCACATCGGTGTGGGTGTCCGAAATGGAGGATGTTGTTGAGCCAAATAACTCGGGGACCCATGCCCAAAACCTCCCTGGGATCGCGGACTTGACGGCCACTGACCCCAGCGTCGCTGCGGTGATCATTGGAGGGGAGCAGGCTGAGAATCCCGACGGGCCACCGGGGTCCCCAAGCCTGGTCGCCAACAATCCGGCGGTGGTCCAACCTTCTAGTGCAAGCCAGTCAGTGAGCATCGTATGCGCCCCAGAAGAAGACGAGGACGCGGAGCCCAGCCAAGAAGTTGCTGGAGCAGCAGCGTCCGCCCTTGAGCCCAAAACTTACTGGAGCCGCCACTTCATCGTGGACCTCTTGGCCGTGGTTGTGCCAGCAGTGCCTACAGTCGCCTGGTTGTGCCGCTCTCAGCGGAGACAGGGACAGCCCATCTACAACATTAGCGCGCTGCTGCGGGGCTGCTGCACGGTGGCCTTGCACTCCATCCGGAAGATCAGCTGCCGTTCCGTAGCCAGCACAAGCAGCACCTGCTCCCAGCCAtaacttttccctccctccctccctcccacccacccggcCAACTGCATCGCGCACACGCTTTGCCCGGAGGAACGAGTTCATGAAAACAACCAGAATTTAGCTGACCGCTGATTGTCAATTCCATCCACGCACTGAAACTATTTattgatttctttatttattatttgggtaTTTATTTGGGCGGAGACGTGAGAGTTCTGATCTGCTGCGTCTCAATTTATGCAAACGACTCGGGAGACGGCGTCGCTGCTGTTTCGGACGCCCCTGGAGGAATCTGAAACAGGAAAACAACCTCCCTCTGGGTTGCCGTAGCAGCTCGCCTCCTTGCTGAAGGAACCTCCGCTTCTAGGAGATCATTTAGCTTCTGGAAACTGTCTGTTCATTTCCATTCAGGAAAGTTACGAGACTTTTCTTCAACTGCCGGTTGAGCcaatctctcttctttccctctctttggACGTGGCGAAGTTGCGCTGGAAAGGCTCCCCCACTGCCGTAACGcatccctttctcttctcccaaggcTTACCTTGGAAGCGATCCTaagatcataggaagctgccttctactaggTCAGATCCCGGCCAGGATCGTCAACATTAACTAGGCCTTCAAGCgggattctttcctaaccctacttgggccttctgcatgcaaagcagatgctttcaccactgagctacacaGCCCCTCCCAGCCCTGGGTCTACTTCCTCCTCACTATATCCCATCCCCAGCCCACTTCTGCTCTAGATCCATCACCGTCCCCTTCCCGAGCCTGGTGGACTCCTGaggtttttggacttcaacatccattagccccagcctgcatggccaatgaacGGCCATGaaagctgggagttataggccctgttcagaagacaccttaaaccacagctttaaccatggtgagtaaggctttttttgccttattcactctagttaaagccatggtttaaggtgtcttctgaacacagcccggctttctggcttcaccaccatgtttaaagccgtggtttaaggtgtcttctgaacacagcccagctttctggcttcaccaccatgtttaaagccgtggtttaaagtgtcttctgaacacagcccagctttctggcttaaccaccatgtttaaagccatggtttaaggtgtcttctgaacagggccacagtctgaaacatctggaggtcactggattggggaaggctccCTTCCACAGTGGATCTTGCAGATCCTGGAGGGGAAGGAAGTTGGCACAGGGTGGGCCCCTAGCAATGGCAGGAGGTACTCTCAGTCTCTGCCAGGTTGACTCAAAAGAAGCAATGGAAGGTGTGGACTCCACAgccctccctttccttcctgcaTCCCATGACAGGCCAAATAACTGTTTTTGTGACTTCTTCGCCCTCCTGCCCACACAGTGCCCATCACGCTCCTGGCGGCTTCAGCATAGGCCTCTCTGTCAGAAGGGTCATCACCTCTGAGCTTTTGCTGAGTCAGTGACACTGAAATTTTCAAAATGTGGATAATGTCCACAATTTTACTTTTTTTCTCCTCTCCAAATGTAGATAAAAAGAAAGTGGGTTTGCCAGTTAGACTCCCGCTTTCGAACCCCTCCTGCTACCGTTCTTAAAACCTTGGCACGGCTGTTTTGGCAGAGCTGGGAGAGAACGGAGGGCGGGTGGGTTCTGGGCACGTCCCATGGCGGCCCAGTAGAGAGAAAACGGCTCCAATTATTTACCAGGAGGTTCTGTAGGCAGAGAGGGCGGAAGACGTGTTCCACAGGCACACCGTTCCCGGTTTAAAAAGGCCGCATCCTTCATTTGTACTGAATATTTTGAATGCCGCCTTTCTTGGGTACAAGGCCCTTGACATGGTCTGGAGTTGTGGGAGACGGAGGCTGAGACGCTGGAGGACCACTCCTGGCCCGAGTGGGTCAGGCTGGGTTGGGCGGCCCAGAAGTCTGCGTAAGGAGAAGGCAGCTCTCTAAATCCACCTGGCGATCTTGAAATGGCGCCGATGGCATGACCACACCTCCGCCTCCTAAGTACGCCGGTGCCTGGGGCTTCACCCCGCTgtgccctcccctctgcccccatcTTCTCAAGAGTCTTTATTTCAGACTGTTGGCCTCAAGTTTCCAAGTGTTGCTAGCGTCATCTGATGCACCTCCTTTTCCAAGTTCATTTCTTCCTACCCTTCTGCTTCCTTTCTGGATTAGGGCCTGATGCCACCCAACAATGCTATAAACTCTCATCTCAGGGTTTCTTTGCCGAGCTGGGCCACCAGTCCAAACACCTATTCTGTAGCCAACCTCAAACAAATAACGCTGTCCTGTCCTCCTCCTGTCACAACGTACTAAGGTGTGCTATGcacccttcctctcctccttcatCAACTTGCTTGATGCAAGTTCTGCACTTCGGACGCCAGGTATAAACATTCCGATTCCCCAAGTGGGTgagctgccttttttccccttttcttttttaacatccCATTAAGGAACAATTCACCTAAACCCTTTCTTGCtgcttattaatttatttattacatttatatcccgcctttttctcctctttaaggaagccaaggcagcatgcataatctccttcctctccattttgtcctcacaacaaccctgtgaggtaggttggtccgagagtctgtgactggcccaaagtcacccagtgagcttccgtggctgagcggggactagaacccagatctccttagtcccagtccaacactctaaccactgcaccacactctCTTTTACAAGCATCTTCATTTGTGGGTAGCAGTTGGCAAAATGGGCATATCTCATAGGGTATGGCATTATTTCTAGATGGGTGGTTGTTAGGAGAATCAACGTAATCTCTTTTAGGAAGGAGACCCACAGACAGCACACTGTGCAGTGTGGATgatctgtgatttttattttattttattttattttattagaacaCAAGTCTCAGGCCTGTGTCAAAAGTCACGCCCTCTCCTCTGAATTTTCTTTCCTCGAATGTTTCATATAGCAAAGCTGGTTGATGCTACACTGGGAGGGaagaaaaggcactctgcactGGGCCAGAGACACTGGCTTCATCATTTCACATCTCCTAGGGCTAAACCTTCAGGAGCCTGGCTGAAAGCCCTGACTATAAGAAGAACCCACTACCCAAAATGATActgtaccattttcaaaacttaGTTCTCTGTTGTGGGAGGCAAAAATTGAAGCAGGACAGGGCAGAGGAGATGCAACCTTGACTAAACCGACCCATCCGACCTTGGACACGTTTTCGCTTATTCCCAAAAAGGGTGGCAGGGTACGGAGACAGAACTCtgcatccctcccccacccaagaGTGTTGTGGAATGTAGTGGGTCACGAATGTTGTGGATCACGAATGTTGTGTGCAAAAATTCACTTTGGATGACCACGGAAATGTCGTCACCACCCCCCTCCTGCCCTCCATCCACCCATCGCGTTCGTGAGACTTTTCGAGCTGCTGGCCCCTGACTTAGAACTACTTTCCTGTTCTCCACATCTTGGAAGCCGCTCCAGGGATGGAAACCCGGCCAAGATGGAGAGATGCCAGCTATATACCTCGTATAGAGCAACCTGCCGTCCCATCCCAACCCGTCCCCCCACACCGTTGGAGAAGCGATTAAGAAGTCCTTAAGTTCGTTTCGTTTTGCTTTGCACTATGTTCACTTTTCGCAAACTTGAACCCTGCTGAACAAAGGGGGTTGGCTGAAGGCCTCAGGTGGTTGCGTGCCCCAGGGACTGTGTgtatgtctctctctttctctctcttaagtGCTGTTTGCAAAGCCGATTCCCTTCCAGGACTGAAGAGGCTAAATCATAGCCAGGAACCAAGATTCCCCTGGACCCAGGCTACTTTTTCCTTCCATCATGTACGCTTTGGAGAAGGACTCTGAGGCTCATTCCTTGATGGGTCCTCTTATCTGACTTGAGTGTAAACAGAGGAATGTGTGGGTCATGGTGGGAGAGGAGAGGACGTGTCAAAGaagggcccccctccctcctggatttCCGTTGCCCGTTCTGGACCGCTGAGGTGCCAAAcacggtggtgtgtgtggtgaggCTAGAGGAAACCATTGGTAAAAGAAACTAAAACCGTCCTCCTCACATGGACACTTTTCTCTACGCTGCTTGAGGGGCGTTTTCATCCAAACTTGCACTCTGCAACTGCCGTTTAATTCGTAGCAGCGAAATATCTCGCTAGATTGTTTTAGAGCTGAGCTGAACTTTCTCAAAAGACGTTTAAATGAAAAATACTCAAGGCACGCACACATCCGCCCCGCAAAAGAAGGCCGTTTTGCAGAGTTTATTCCAAATGCTGTCCACTAATTCTGCCCCGTAATGATGCTGGCTGCAAGGCACTGTGGAGGGTGCGAaatgggcagtggggggggggctgccagcATCGACGCTCCTGTTGCCCCCCCCCTGCAGCGGCAGCTAAACCAACTCCTGCCACTGCTAATGGCGAGTCCCACCCCAGAGGAAGCAGTACTAGCAGTTGCAGAATTTCTCTGCCCCTGCCCcggagaaattcaatgaaatgcctctctcccccccccccccccccacacacacactgcatttctctgcccacaaagacTGGGGGAAATGTCAGAGGCCCTTTCGTACCGCTCTAGTTAGAACTACTAGGGATAGAGATTTGGGAATTCACACTCACATGTGCACAGATTCCACGGCAACCATTCATTAGGTGCTCTATAGAACTTAGATGTGACAGTGCCTCTGCCCCAAGGAGCCTGCAATCTACAATAGATTAAAAAGGTCACgggctgacacacacacacacacacaaatagtgaACGCAACCTCAGTAAGGAAGTACGGCCAGTGATGAAAGGTGGCACGTGCCGCTTCTCCTATTAGTGATCACTTGTGGACCCTGCCTTTCCTTccaggagctcaaggcagctagATGCAAAGCAGCTAGTATTGCTGAAATGCTCCCTGCACATTCCAGCTGTGCAGgaggcagtgggggggggcactgtCTTCAAGCCTGCCTCTCGGCACTGCGGAAAGCTTTGGGGAGGTTCCTCGCCCTTGCCCCAAACTGCATGCCTTCACCCGCAGCTTCAGACTGGATTTGCTTGCTTAAACCGCTTGCAGCTGTGCATCGCTTGGCGCACTGGGTGGGCGGTGGGGTGCATGACTAGGGGGCTGTTGCATCGGTAGCCCTCCTTCACAGCAGGCAACTCAACTCAGCTGACTTCAGAGTCTCCCCATTCTGGGACCCTGCCTGCATGTGG containing:
- the SNPH gene encoding syntaphilin is translated as MQAEKTWTRLVERERAEIKGRKLELQLGYSTATTCGSIAMSLPGSRRPSTGSRRRPSPPVSMRETYGTSSLSSSSNSGSCKGSDSSPTPRRPVKYLLCSDNHGIKPPTPEQYLTPLQQKEVCIRHLRARLKDTHERLQDRDGEIEDLKTQLSRMQEDWIEEECHRVEAQLALKEARKEIKQLKQVIDTVKNNLMEKDKGLQKYFVDINIQNKKLETLLHSMEVAQDGTVKEEGAAESAGGSPARSLTRSSTYTKLSDQGAADRNVGGSQTISVEEAADSGFVAAEDSLSRTDLLDQSSLLSSGVECGTDEGSVQTSSSLGSQVPTSSTYEKLMGSQHSVEAAVQASCMQEQAIQTDYVHYEPDLDTILEKVMKSQACSLSSPTSVWVSEMEDVVEPNNSGTHAQNLPGIADLTATDPSVAAVIIGGEQAENPDGPPGSPSLVANNPAVVQPSSASQSVSIVCAPEEDEDAEPSQEVAGAAASALEPKTYWSRHFIVDLLAVVVPAVPTVAWLCRSQRRQGQPIYNISALLRGCCTVALHSIRKISCRSVASTSSTCSQP